A single window of Ictalurus furcatus strain D&B chromosome 3, Billie_1.0, whole genome shotgun sequence DNA harbors:
- the csgalnact2 gene encoding chondroitin sulfate N-acetylgalactosaminyltransferase 2 → MPRRGPSLQGRVRWLLLGIFLLLVFLFFAYLLECTPPADVTHGLPGLGGEPYGKEYYQALLQEQEERHLSRAASLKRQIAQLKQELQEMNDKLKSLQEKKEGPGLQGLVDGKDQEPSDLLEFLHSQIDKAEVNTGARLPSEYALVPFESFTTTKVYQLEMGLTRHPEEKPVRKDRRDELVEVIEAGLDVLNNPDEEEGQEEDIPMRRQTFTESHFVEGLYRTERDKGTQYELYFVKEDSHEFCQVTLFRPFGPLMKVRSTSMDTGSTIINIIVPLSGRTETFIQFLHNFREVGIHQDKRVYLTVVYFGEEGLQEVTSSLRKMSSEENFTNYTLIPVDEEFSRGRGLDIGAHAWKKETDVLMFFCDVDIYFTLEFLNTCRLNTTPGKRVFYPVVFSLYNPAIVYGNLESAPPIEHQLIHKKDAGFWRDFGFGMTCQYRSDFLTIGGFDLEVKGWGVEDVHLYRKYLRSELIVMRTPVSGLFHLWHEKLCADELTPEQYRMCIQSKAMNEASHSHLGMLVFREEIENHLRKQAYKSQSRAED, encoded by the exons ATGCCCAGACGAGGGCCGTCACTGCAAGGCCGGGTGCGCTGGCTCCTTCTGGGTATATTTTTGCTTCTtgtcttcctcttctttgccTACTTGCTGGAGTGTACACCACCTGCAGATGTAACCCATGGCTTGCCTGGCCTCGGAGGGGAACCTTATGGAAAAGAATATTATCAGGCACTGCTCCAGGAGCAGGAGGAGCGGCACCTCAGCCGAGCGGCCAGCCTCAAGAGGCAGATTGCGCAGCTTAAACAGGAACTGCAGGAGATGAATGATAAGCTGAAGAGCCTGCAGGAGAAAAAAGAGGGCCCTGGACTACAGGGCCTGGTTGATGGCAAAGATCAGGAACCGAGTGACCTGTTGGAATTCCTGCATTCGCAGATCGATAAGGCAGAGGTGAATACAGGAGCAAGACTCCCCAGCGAGTATGCTTTAGTGCCCTTTGAAAGTTTCACCACAACAAAGGTTTATCAGCTAGAGATGGGTCTCACTCGGCATCCTGAGGAAAAGCCTGTACGCAAGGACCGGCGAGATGAGCTGGTGGAGGTAATTGAGGCAGGTCTGGATGTTCTAAACAACCCTGATGAAGAGGAAGGCCAGGAAGAGGACATCCCCATGCGGAGACAGACCTTCACAGAGAGCCACTTTGTCGAGG GGCTTTACAGGACTGAACGGGACAAAGGAACACAGTACGAGCTGTATTTTGTGAAGGAAGATTCACACGAATTCTGCCAAGTAACCCTCTTCCGTCCATTTGGTCCCTTAATGAAAGTGAGGAGCACATCTATGGACACAGGCAGCACAATCATTAATATTATAGTGCCTCTGTCAGGCAGAACAGAAACTTTTATTCAATTTCTACACAACTTCAG GGAGGTCGGTATACATCAGGACAAGCGAGTGTATCTTACAGTGGTCTACTTTGGGGAAGAGGGTTTGCAAGAGGTGACCTCATCTTTACGAAAAATGTCCAG CGAGGAGAATTTCACGAACTACACTCTTATCCCCGTGGACGAGGAGTTTTCCCGTGGCAGAGGACTGGACATTGGTGCTCATGCATGGAAGAAAGAGACCGatgtgttgatgtttttctGTGATGTAGATATTTATTTCACGCTTGAATTCCTCAACACGTGCCGTCTCAATACAACCCCCG GGAAACGAGTGTTCTATCCAGTAGTGTTTAGTTTATACAATCCTGCCATAGTATATGGAAATCTTGAATCGGCTCCACCCATTGAACATCAGTTG ATTCATAAAAAAGATGCTGGATTCTGGAGGGACTTTGGATTTGGCATGACGTGTCAGTATCGCTCGGACTTCCTCACTATCG GAGGATTTGATCTGGAAGTGAAGGGTTGGGGAGTGGAGGATGTCCATTTGTACAGGAAGTATCTGAGGAGTGAGCTAATAGTGATGCGCACACCTGTTTCGGGTCTTTTCCACCTGTGGCACGAGAAGCTGTGTGCAGATGAGTTAACGCCAGAACAATACCGCATGTGTATCCAGTCCAAAGCCATGAATGAAGCTTCTCACTCTCATTTGGGCATGTTGGTGTTCCGCGAGGAGATTGAAAACCACCTCCGCAAGCAAGCCTACAAAAGTCAGAGCAGGGCAGAGGATTGA